Proteins encoded by one window of Mycolicibacterium sp. ND9-15:
- a CDS encoding DUF6400 family protein, protein MADLEFAYDLTLDEARRRAAVLEALGDDWDPIAVLEHERLAQNILYRDLDDEQQRIYDDLVRAGVLPDHTQTNASD, encoded by the coding sequence ATGGCAGATCTCGAATTCGCGTACGACCTCACGCTGGACGAGGCCAGGCGGCGCGCCGCCGTACTCGAAGCGCTCGGCGACGACTGGGACCCGATCGCCGTGCTCGAGCACGAGCGGTTGGCGCAGAACATCCTGTACCGCGACCTCGACGACGAGCAGCAACGAATCTACGACGACCTGGTGCGCGCGGGCGTTCTACCGGACCACACGCAGACCAATGCTTCCGATTGA